One Algoriphagus sp. Y33 genomic window, TTGTCTTCAAACTCCTCACCCAAGTACTGACCATAGCGCAATCTGAGCATCTTCTGATCATAACCTATTTCATTGGAGATGACGTTGAATTCACGCCCGGTGAGATTCTTTTTGTCTGCCAAGAGCTTTTGGGTATCGATGATGATCTGCCGCTGACTTCGGAAATAATCCGGCATGACATGTATGGCCATTCCGACCAGTTCCTCCTCAGTCATTCCTGCCGAATCCACATAGTTGATAAAATAGGTATCGCTTCTCGAAAAATTAGGTTCGGGCATCTTATTATCCAGTGCCGCCCAATAGTAGTAGAGCTCATCACCGTGCTTAAAATCCAGTGCATTCAGATCCAGTTTTACCGACAGCTCTCTGGACTTGAAATCCCGCATAGGTATCGGGATTCTATTCTCCCGAAACTTCACATTTTCACCGGATCCACGTGCCAAAGTAGCCACCAAAAACACTTCCTTAACCTGAAAATCATCTGAGACTTTTGCAGTCACATGCATGATCTTAGGATCATTGGTGAAATGATAGGTATACAGTTCCTTATCCGAAGGCTGAATCACGGGAGCCAAATCCCGGACAGCCTCCAACGTGAAATAATCAGACTCAAAGATAAGCTCATTATCCTTACTCGCACGAAGCGCATAAATTCCCGAATTCCTCACCCGGTCCCGGAGGACAAACTGCTCCTGCTGCTTTGTAAACTGCAACCCATCCCCGTTGGAATTGATTAATTCCAATGAGAGATCACTGGCATTGGAAAGCGAAATAACCCATTCTATACCAGATCCTATTACAGCATTCACTTCAAGTGTGGATTGATTTACTTTTGGCAGACCGGTATATGCGGGTGGAATGATGGTAACTACTGCAGAAGTCATCTCCACCGGCAGATCAGCCACGAAAACTTCTTCCGCTTTACTGTCCGGTTTGGCTTTAACGGGCGGGGATGCTTCTTCGGGAAAACTTATACGTGAAAGCCCATAGATACCCGAGACTAGAAACAAGGCGATCAGGAAAGGCCAAGTACTCTTGTACCACACCTTGATTTCCCCACCGCGGAAATTAGCATTTACCCGCTCCCACTGAAGCTGCTCAGCTATATTTTTGTTGGTCTTGTCGAGAAGTTGGAGACTGAATTCCAGGTCAGGAAACTGTAGATGCATCAGCTGAACAGCCTGAAGCCGCTTGCTCCGGAACAATCCCAATACGTATCCGCAAGCGATAAAACCCAGTAAAGCAATCAAACCTATAACCCAAACAGATGAGGTGAAAATCATCCCAAACACTGCAACCGCCAGACCGGCGAGCGAGGATTTCAGCCCGGACTGCACATGCAATTGCGTCTCACTTTTGGCGATATAACGTACTATGCTGCTCATAACCCTTTCTTATTGGCGAAGTATCGTTCGGCTCCAAAACACAGCATAAAAAGCCCCAATAAAAGCAAATTAAGATTTGCCTTCTTGCCTTCATCTTTGTGTTGCCCTACCAAAAACCTGCCCGCAACCTGGGCATGGCTTAAGGGAGCATCTTTCTTTTCCACACCCGAAAACTCTAAAAATGCCTCTAAAATCACCTCAGGCAATTTCCCAGTCTGCACCACTTCAGCATGCTCAAAATCCAATTGCTCCGAAAAAGCTACCAGATTGGACTGCTCCGAAAAAGAGAACCTATCCGAGATAAAATAGAGCTTAACCCTATCTTTTTCTGATGGGGGAATACGATCAAAAATAAGGCTTGCCTCATCGATTTTTTCCTTTTCTACGAAGCCAAATCCATACACATCCCAAATTGCTTCCAGAGATGCATTAATAAATTCACGTTCGGTGGAAGAAACATCCCCCAGATAATACCCGAAATCTTCCTTTTCCAAGCCAATTGAAACTGCTGTTTCATTTTCCTCCGAACTGGGGATCACCACTCCACTTGGATCAACTTTAAGCATTTTTCCTCCCTCTACTGCAATAAGCTTTTTTTGGGAGGTTGTCAAATCAGCACTTCCCAAATAAAGAAATGGTTTGAGAGGGCTAAGGTAAAAATCTGAGTTCAACCCATTTTGGGAATTAGCCAAGTATAGATGAAGAGCTGATGCATCGCTTGGAATAAGATCAAGTGAAGCTTGAATATTGCTTATTTTATCTTTTGATTTAAAGTAATTTAAATCTTCAATTGGTGTGAGGTTTTCGTCCGCCCAATAGACTTCATCACCCTTTTCCAAGGCTTGCTGAAGTTCAAATTTAAACTCTTCCACCACTTGCGCAGTTGGCTGTACCAAATGAATGACCCGTTCTTCGGGCATGTTTTTCAGGATTGGGATAAACACCTGACTAAGCAGTAACACCAGTAGCACAAGCATAAGAATCCTCAGCAGAAGCACCAAGATATTCTCCAGACGGAAACCTTTGGCAACGGAGCTTTCTTCCTTGGAAAGCCAATGCATCGCTGCCCAATGGAGCACCTGACCTTTTCTTCCCTGCCACAGGTGAATCAGGATTGGAATGCTGATTCCCAGCAAACCCCAAAGCAATATGGGTTGAAGAAACTGCATCAGGAGAGGGATCGTTGGGAGAGAAATTTGCTGATTACTCCGGAAATAGAATCTGTCAATCGCACCTGAAAAAAATGAACTTGTGGTAGAAGTAATGACTTCTTAAAATCTGATAAATAGTTCTTTATGGATTCATTATAGTTTTTCTCTATCGCCTTATGATCCAAAATTACGGTATGGTCTGACTCCAAATCCTTAAAGTTGAAATTGCCCTTCAAATCAAATTCCTCTTCCTGCTTTCCCAAAATCTGAAAGAGCACAATCTCCTTTTTCGGATGCCGCATTTGCTCCACGATGTCCAGCCACTCATCATCTTTTTGCAGAAAATCGGAAACCAGAATTACCAGTTCTTTCTGCCTGCTTTTCAAAACAGGAAAGTCCTGCTTCCCTATCGGCCAGGATCCGGCCGCTGTTTCTTCTTCCAAATAGTATAGCATGCGCTGAAATGCCTTGGGTGAGGCAGAGACCTTCTGGACGACTTTTCCATCCTGACACGTAAAATAGCTCAATGAGTCTCCTTGCTGGTGTGCCAAGTAGGAAAGCGACGCAATGAGGTTTTTAGCGTATGCCAGACGTCCAATTCCGTTTTCCTCATAATTCATCGATCCCGATAGATCAAGCATCATACGGATATGCAAATGGCTTTCTGTCTGCGATTCTTTGATCATGTACTTACCGGAGCGGGAGAAGTACTTCCAGTCAATCCGCTTGGGATCATCCCCGGGCTCATAGTACCTGTACTGCTCAAACTCAGATCCCACTCCCACGCGTTTGCCCAGGTGCACGCCGTTCTTGAGCTGCTCGCTGATAAGTTTAGCGGCCAACTTCAAGTTATTGAGTTTGATGATTTCGAGGTTACTTGCTTGCATGGATAGGCAATGCTTCTAAGATTTTGGCGATGACCGCATCAGCCTGAATATTCTCAGCCTCCGCCCGAAAGTGTAACGAGAGTCTATGTCTTAATACCGGGAAAGCCAGTGTCTTGATATCTTCGGGAGTGACCGCATAGCGCCCTTTCACCAGTGCCCGGGCTTTGGCACAAAGAATCAAAGCCTGACCTGCACGGGTACCTGCCCCCCACTCCACATAGTCTATAACGGTTTGAATTTCTGACTTATCAGGACGGGTAGCTCGAATTAACTTATTGATGTAAGCAAGCAGCTGAGAGTCAATGTGGACCTCTCTGGTCAGTTTCTGTAAATTCAGAATATCCGTGGCGGAAAAAACCGGGTCAGGCTTGCCTTTATATGTCCCGGTTGTTTTTTCCAGGATATCCAGTTCCTCCTGTTCGGATGGATAGCCTAATTTGATGTATAAAAGAAAGCGGTCAAGCTGTGCTTCCGGCAGCGGATAGGTTCCTGATTGCTCTATAGGGTTTTGTGTAGCGATAATCAAAAAAGGAGCTGGAAGCGGATGGTGTTGTCCACCGTAAGTCACTACTTTTTCCTGCATGGCTTCCAGCAATGCGGCCTGGGTTTTGGGCGGAGTCCGGTTGATCTCATCTGCCAAAACCATATTGGCGAAAATAGGCCCCCTGTTGAACTGGAAAAACTTCTTGCCTGTCTCATGGTCTTCTTCCAGAATCTCCGTCCCCAGGATATCTCCCGGCATCAAATCCGGTGTGAATTGAATTCGTTTGAAACCCATCTCCATTCCCTGGGAAAGCGAATTCACCATCAGCGTTTTTGCCAAGCCAGGCACCCCTTCGAGCAGGCAATGTCCTCCGGCCAGCAGTGTAATGATAATCTCTTCGATCACAGACTCCTGACCGACGATGACTTTTGCAATCTCTTTTTTGAGTTGGGGGATTTTTCCCACCAACTCTTTTAATGCTGTTAATTCTGTGTTTTCCAATATCATTGTGTTAATGCATAAACCACTATGTTGACACCAAACCTGGTATTGTCAACCTTTAAGAAGCGTTTGTTTCTAAAGTCATAATCCCATTCACAGCCATAATCCTTGTTACTATAAAGAACTCCTATT contains:
- a CDS encoding BatA domain-containing protein, yielding MQFLQPILLWGLLGISIPILIHLWQGRKGQVLHWAAMHWLSKEESSVAKGFRLENILVLLLRILMLVLLVLLLSQVFIPILKNMPEERVIHLVQPTAQVVEEFKFELQQALEKGDEVYWADENLTPIEDLNYFKSKDKISNIQASLDLIPSDASALHLYLANSQNGLNSDFYLSPLKPFLYLGSADLTTSQKKLIAVEGGKMLKVDPSGVVIPSSEENETAVSIGLEKEDFGYYLGDVSSTEREFINASLEAIWDVYGFGFVEKEKIDEASLIFDRIPPSEKDRVKLYFISDRFSFSEQSNLVAFSEQLDFEHAEVVQTGKLPEVILEAFLEFSGVEKKDAPLSHAQVAGRFLVGQHKDEGKKANLNLLLLGLFMLCFGAERYFANKKGL
- a CDS encoding DUF58 domain-containing protein, whose protein sequence is MQASNLEIIKLNNLKLAAKLISEQLKNGVHLGKRVGVGSEFEQYRYYEPGDDPKRIDWKYFSRSGKYMIKESQTESHLHIRMMLDLSGSMNYEENGIGRLAYAKNLIASLSYLAHQQGDSLSYFTCQDGKVVQKVSASPKAFQRMLYYLEEETAAGSWPIGKQDFPVLKSRQKELVILVSDFLQKDDEWLDIVEQMRHPKKEIVLFQILGKQEEEFDLKGNFNFKDLESDHTVILDHKAIEKNYNESIKNYLSDFKKSLLLPQVHFFQVRLTDSISGVISKFLSQRSLS
- a CDS encoding MoxR family ATPase, whose translation is MENTELTALKELVGKIPQLKKEIAKVIVGQESVIEEIIITLLAGGHCLLEGVPGLAKTLMVNSLSQGMEMGFKRIQFTPDLMPGDILGTEILEEDHETGKKFFQFNRGPIFANMVLADEINRTPPKTQAALLEAMQEKVVTYGGQHHPLPAPFLIIATQNPIEQSGTYPLPEAQLDRFLLYIKLGYPSEQEELDILEKTTGTYKGKPDPVFSATDILNLQKLTREVHIDSQLLAYINKLIRATRPDKSEIQTVIDYVEWGAGTRAGQALILCAKARALVKGRYAVTPEDIKTLAFPVLRHRLSLHFRAEAENIQADAVIAKILEALPIHASK